From one Planktothrix agardhii NIES-204 genomic stretch:
- a CDS encoding putative cyclase: MKTINYRRIIDLTHKIDPDIPLWPGDPVVELETIADFSTSGYYLRRFSMGEHSGTHLNSPKSFYQDGMGIDDYSPESCILSAVVINIREKASQNPDAILTVNDIKDWEEQHDIIPANSMILLYTGWQEKWHNPIDFLNIDTEGKLHFPGFGNEATQFLIEQRHIMGVGIDTHGVDPGFDHSFNTNKIILKNNGFVLENLTNLDQLPATKITLIIGILKLTGGSGSPVSVLALI; this comes from the coding sequence ATGAAAACAATTAATTACCGCAGAATTATTGATTTAACTCATAAAATTGATCCTGATATTCCTTTATGGCCAGGTGATCCGGTTGTGGAATTAGAAACTATAGCAGATTTTTCGACATCGGGATATTATTTAAGACGGTTTTCTATGGGAGAACATAGTGGAACTCATTTGAATTCGCCGAAAAGTTTTTATCAAGATGGAATGGGAATTGATGATTATTCTCCAGAGTCTTGTATTCTTTCCGCCGTTGTAATTAATATTAGAGAAAAAGCCAGTCAAAATCCCGACGCTATTTTAACGGTGAATGATATTAAAGATTGGGAAGAACAGCATGATATTATTCCTGCAAATAGTATGATTTTACTTTATACAGGGTGGCAGGAAAAATGGCATAATCCCATTGATTTTTTAAATATTGATACCGAGGGAAAACTGCATTTTCCGGGGTTTGGGAATGAAGCAACTCAATTTTTAATCGAACAGCGCCATATTATGGGAGTTGGAATTGATACCCATGGAGTTGATCCGGGTTTTGATCATAGTTTTAATACTAATAAAATAATTTTGAAAAATAATGGTTTTGTGTTAGAGAACTTGACCAACCTTGATCAACTTCCCGCCACTAAAATTACCTTAATTATTGGTATTTTAAAATTAACAGGAGGTTCGGGATCACCTGTTTCTGTGTTAGCATTAATTTAA
- the ftsH_5 gene encoding cell division protein FtsH, protein MNRSWIKTWMGGSNPKQIVPQKTKIGKRLGRLLGSWMIAQGVLLGTPAFADNTPKTLTYSQLLQKIQAGEVQKIEEDPSRQMAKVTLKGEKDKKAGSIYFVSLFAQNPELMGEIRANNVEYGVSPSADNSMAMGLIVNMLIIFGLLAILLMILRRSTQASGQAMNFGKSKARFQMEAKTGILFEDVAGIEEAKEELQEVVTFLKQPERFTAIGAKIPRGVLLIGPPGTGKTLLARAVAGEAGVPFFSISGSEFVEMFVGVGASRVRDLFRKAKENAPCLVFIDEIDAVGRQRGAGIGGGNDEREQTLNQLLTEMDGFEGNTGIIVIAATNRPDVLDAALLRPGRFDRQVMVDLPSFNGRLGILEVHARNKRLSEDVSLDAIARRTPGLSGADLANLLNEAAILTARRRKESITPLEIDDAIDRITIGLALTPLLDSKKKRLIAYHEIGHALLMTLLKNSDPLNKVTIIPRSGGIGGFAQQMFNEEMVDSGLYTKSWLIDQITICLGGRAAEMEVFGDSEVTVGASNDIQTVTNLAREMVTRYGMSELGLVALESPSAEVFLGRGFPSQSEYSEEVATQIDHLIRDLAFDCYEKARKLVRENRMLMDQLVELLLEIETLEGEQFRKLVAEHNPSAVKVS, encoded by the coding sequence ATGAATAGGTCTTGGATCAAAACCTGGATGGGAGGGTCAAATCCTAAACAGATAGTCCCCCAAAAAACGAAGATCGGGAAACGACTGGGGCGGCTTTTGGGAAGTTGGATGATCGCCCAGGGGGTACTGTTGGGAACTCCAGCATTTGCTGATAACACCCCAAAAACCCTAACCTACAGTCAACTGTTGCAGAAAATTCAAGCCGGGGAAGTTCAAAAAATTGAAGAAGACCCCTCACGACAAATGGCGAAAGTCACTTTGAAGGGAGAGAAAGATAAAAAGGCTGGGTCGATATATTTTGTCTCCCTGTTTGCCCAAAACCCGGAATTGATGGGAGAAATTCGGGCAAATAATGTCGAGTATGGAGTTAGCCCTTCGGCGGATAATAGCATGGCTATGGGGCTGATCGTCAATATGCTGATTATTTTTGGCCTATTGGCGATTTTATTAATGATTCTGCGACGGTCTACCCAAGCATCGGGCCAAGCGATGAATTTTGGCAAATCCAAGGCCAGATTTCAAATGGAAGCAAAAACTGGCATCTTATTTGAGGATGTGGCGGGAATTGAGGAAGCTAAGGAAGAATTGCAGGAAGTTGTCACATTCTTGAAGCAACCCGAACGTTTTACCGCGATTGGGGCTAAAATTCCCAGAGGAGTATTGTTAATTGGGCCGCCAGGGACGGGAAAAACCCTCTTAGCCCGGGCGGTGGCTGGGGAAGCCGGAGTCCCGTTTTTTAGTATTTCTGGGTCGGAATTTGTGGAAATGTTTGTCGGGGTCGGCGCTTCCCGGGTGCGGGATTTATTTAGAAAGGCGAAGGAAAATGCCCCCTGTTTGGTGTTTATTGATGAAATTGATGCAGTCGGACGTCAACGGGGCGCGGGTATTGGTGGGGGAAATGATGAGCGCGAACAAACCCTAAACCAATTATTAACGGAAATGGACGGGTTTGAAGGCAATACGGGGATTATTGTGATTGCGGCGACTAACCGCCCCGATGTTTTGGATGCGGCTTTATTACGTCCGGGTCGATTTGATCGGCAAGTTATGGTGGATTTACCTAGTTTTAATGGCCGCTTGGGGATTTTGGAAGTTCATGCTCGGAATAAGAGGTTATCGGAGGATGTTTCTTTAGATGCGATCGCCCGTCGGACGCCGGGATTATCGGGGGCAGATTTAGCGAATTTACTCAATGAAGCGGCAATATTAACCGCCCGACGTCGTAAGGAATCAATTACTCCTTTAGAAATTGATGATGCGATTGATCGGATTACGATTGGGTTAGCTTTAACGCCGTTATTAGATAGTAAGAAAAAGCGTCTGATTGCCTATCATGAAATCGGACACGCTTTGTTAATGACGTTGTTGAAGAATTCTGATCCTTTAAATAAAGTTACCATTATTCCGCGTTCGGGAGGAATTGGCGGTTTTGCTCAACAAATGTTTAATGAGGAAATGGTCGATAGTGGATTATATACAAAATCCTGGTTAATTGATCAAATTACGATTTGTTTGGGCGGACGGGCGGCGGAAATGGAGGTTTTTGGGGATTCGGAAGTTACGGTTGGGGCGAGTAATGATATTCAAACGGTGACGAATTTAGCCCGGGAAATGGTAACTCGTTATGGAATGTCGGAATTGGGTTTAGTTGCTTTAGAAAGTCCCTCGGCGGAAGTGTTTTTAGGTCGAGGATTTCCTTCTCAATCGGAATATTCGGAGGAAGTAGCTACCCAAATTGATCATTTAATTCGAGATCTGGCTTTTGACTGTTATGAAAAAGCTCGAAAACTGGTTCGTGAAAACAGAATGTTAATGGATCAGTTGGTAGAATTACTGTTAGAAATTGAAACCTTAGAGGGGGAACAATTTCGGAAATTAGTGGCGGAACATAATCCTTCTGCTGTTAAGGTTAGTTAA
- a CDS encoding DNA modification methyltransferase related protein, producing MPATPETIHHFLNYCQQYITGRERAEGQIFLDRFFQAFGYKEGLREAGAICDAVVPDGSRKGNTGFADLFWRREPLDSVLIEMKSKKEKKLDQHYGQAWEYSRNLTPRPKYVILCNFDEFWIYDFEKIIDTPVDIIRLVELPERLDAFTFMEFSTQRPNFRNQQIIEVTKRAAQRMGELFQRLKARSQRNKRNNFTDLDAQRFVLQCVIAMFAQYRGMLPPNLFTNCIQRCLEGESTYDILYNGLFREMNTQGITPYGRYKDVDYFNGGLFSTIPPLELDREELEFLAASASEDWSKIRPAIFGSIFESTVGEETRHIGGIHYTSENDIMKIVRPTISKHWEDKIEQANTIEELNSLRLEIQNYRVLDPACGSGNFLYMAYQELKQSEQLLLDKIAEKSDTSQLSIGFVTPEQFYGIDNNPFAIELARVTLIIARKVAIDKLGLHENPLPLDTLDKNIVCKDALFEDWVKADAIIGNPPFQSKNKMQQEFGNNYVRKLREKYPDIPGRADYCVYWFRKTHDQLTTGGRAGLVGTKTISKNYSREGGLDYIVANNGTITEAVSSQVWSGDAAVHVSIVNWVKGEYQGKKKLYTQLGDSLDSPWQVLELDRINSALSAGFDVTQAKKIIANANSEACYQGQTHGHEGFLLSPEEAAVFLQDRKSKPVIYPYLTGDDILSHPQSLPSRYAIDLNKCADPSLAMKYSQAFAHVKKYVMPTIQANAEDEKKKTGKETGPRQTHFRRWWKYWRYRPEMIEKIESLPRYIVCSRVTKRSIFEFVSFDIRPNDALQVFSLADDYSFGILQSGIHWLWFTEKCSSLKGDSRYTSESVFNTFPWPQNPTISQVRSIADAAIKLREVRRKTMIKNNWSLRELYQTLDQPGDTPLHKAHANLDLAVRLGYGMNPDEDSLGFLFELNLEVANREASGEFVVPPGLPPFVTNYQDFITHDCVKMLEDR from the coding sequence ATGCCAGCAACACCTGAAACTATTCATCATTTTCTTAATTATTGCCAGCAATATATCACTGGTAGAGAAAGAGCAGAAGGGCAAATATTTCTGGATCGATTCTTTCAAGCATTTGGCTATAAAGAAGGTTTAAGAGAGGCTGGAGCAATATGTGATGCAGTTGTTCCTGATGGTAGCAGGAAAGGTAATACAGGATTCGCTGATCTTTTTTGGCGACGTGAGCCCTTAGATTCTGTATTAATAGAAATGAAATCAAAGAAAGAAAAAAAACTGGATCAACATTATGGTCAAGCCTGGGAATATTCCAGAAATTTAACACCCAGACCAAAATATGTAATTTTATGTAATTTTGATGAGTTTTGGATTTATGATTTTGAAAAAATCATTGATACTCCAGTTGATATTATTCGTTTAGTAGAATTACCGGAACGATTAGACGCTTTTACTTTTATGGAGTTTAGCACTCAGCGTCCTAATTTTCGGAATCAGCAAATCATAGAAGTAACAAAAAGAGCGGCTCAAAGAATGGGTGAGTTATTTCAAAGACTTAAGGCTAGAAGTCAGAGAAATAAGAGAAATAATTTTACCGATTTAGATGCTCAAAGATTTGTGCTTCAATGTGTAATCGCAATGTTTGCTCAGTATAGAGGGATGTTACCCCCGAACCTTTTTACTAACTGTATTCAACGATGTTTAGAAGGCGAAAGTACATACGATATTTTATATAATGGTTTGTTTCGGGAAATGAATACCCAAGGAATTACACCTTATGGTCGTTATAAAGACGTGGATTATTTTAATGGCGGATTATTTTCGACCATTCCCCCGCTTGAGTTAGATAGGGAAGAATTAGAATTTTTAGCCGCATCTGCTTCTGAAGATTGGAGTAAGATCCGTCCAGCTATCTTTGGTAGTATATTTGAAAGTACAGTTGGTGAAGAAACTCGCCACATCGGGGGTATTCATTATACCTCAGAAAACGATATTATGAAAATTGTCCGACCAACAATTAGTAAACATTGGGAGGATAAAATTGAGCAAGCCAATACAATTGAAGAATTAAACTCTTTGCGACTAGAAATACAAAACTATCGGGTATTAGATCCGGCTTGTGGATCGGGTAATTTTTTGTATATGGCTTACCAGGAACTCAAACAATCCGAACAATTATTACTCGATAAAATAGCAGAAAAATCAGACACTTCTCAGTTAAGTATAGGATTTGTTACTCCAGAACAATTCTATGGAATTGACAATAATCCTTTTGCCATAGAGTTAGCACGGGTAACATTAATAATTGCTCGGAAAGTGGCTATTGATAAATTAGGGTTACATGAAAACCCACTTCCTTTAGATACACTAGATAAAAATATCGTTTGTAAAGATGCTTTATTTGAAGATTGGGTTAAAGCTGATGCAATTATTGGCAACCCTCCTTTTCAATCTAAGAATAAAATGCAGCAAGAATTTGGTAATAATTATGTCAGAAAACTCAGAGAAAAATATCCAGATATTCCAGGACGTGCTGATTACTGTGTTTATTGGTTTCGCAAAACCCATGATCAATTAACAACAGGCGGTCGGGCGGGTTTAGTTGGTACTAAGACAATTAGTAAAAATTATTCCCGCGAAGGTGGTTTAGACTATATTGTTGCTAATAATGGCACTATTACTGAAGCTGTATCTAGTCAAGTTTGGTCGGGTGATGCTGCCGTTCATGTTTCGATTGTTAATTGGGTAAAAGGTGAATATCAGGGCAAAAAGAAACTTTACACTCAGTTAGGAGACTCGTTAGATAGTCCTTGGCAAGTTTTAGAATTAGATCGGATTAATTCGGCTCTTTCTGCGGGATTTGATGTTACTCAAGCTAAAAAAATTATCGCCAATGCTAATTCAGAAGCTTGTTATCAGGGACAAACTCATGGACATGAAGGTTTTTTGCTATCGCCAGAAGAAGCCGCTGTATTTTTACAAGATCGTAAATCCAAACCAGTCATTTACCCTTATTTAACTGGTGATGATATCTTAAGCCATCCCCAAAGTCTCCCTTCTCGTTATGCCATTGACTTAAACAAATGTGCTGATCCATCTTTAGCCATGAAATATAGTCAAGCATTTGCTCATGTAAAAAAGTATGTTATGCCTACAATACAGGCTAATGCTGAAGATGAAAAAAAGAAAACTGGTAAAGAAACTGGCCCTCGCCAAACACATTTCCGTCGTTGGTGGAAATATTGGAGATATCGTCCTGAAATGATTGAAAAAATTGAATCTTTACCCCGTTATATTGTTTGTAGTCGAGTAACTAAAAGATCAATATTTGAATTTGTCAGTTTTGATATCCGTCCTAATGATGCTCTGCAAGTTTTTAGTTTAGCTGATGATTATTCTTTTGGTATTTTACAATCTGGTATTCATTGGCTTTGGTTTACTGAAAAGTGTTCGAGTTTAAAAGGAGATTCACGGTATACTTCTGAATCGGTATTTAATACTTTTCCCTGGCCTCAAAATCCGACAATATCTCAAGTTAGAAGTATTGCAGATGCAGCTATAAAATTAAGAGAAGTTCGTCGCAAAACAATGATAAAAAATAATTGGAGTTTACGAGAATTGTATCAAACATTAGATCAACCAGGGGATACACCATTACATAAAGCTCATGCTAATCTTGATCTAGCAGTACGTTTAGGTTATGGGATGAATCCAGATGAAGATTCTCTGGGATTTTTGTTTGAACTCAATTTAGAAGTGGCAAATAGAGAAGCGTCGGGAGAATTTGTTGTACCACCTGGACTACCTCCATTTGTAACAAATTATCAGGATTTTATCACACACGATTGCGTCAAAATGCTTGAAGATAGATAA
- the cruA gene encoding lycopene cyclase, producing the protein MANIKEILYLEVPTPGTQQVCTWLQEKFQAEMGEKFITPDGFRLRFSPQQENTTECHELSIFVWSVQRTTYLKVFRIGQPPKTQEKLFLKHLETEIRTAFPHQYPEPPEINLSQQSIFEGLEKDYPLTVKYFKKMPNGEFDLKRVYWWEKRWREGVRNPQTPKQVIFKTDDSQTDDSPNYDLVYIGGALGVIHAAVMARLGYKVLLIERLPFGRMNREWNISRSELKSLIDLKLFTPTEIESFIAREYKDGFHKFFDAYNPKIAQAEILHTPTVLNVALNAEILLKLSGEKLKEAGGDIWDETEFLQANINPNQVTINSLHIPSQTERTATGKLLVDAMGTASPIAWQLNGGRAFDSVCPTVGAVIDGGFESGVWDAKYGDVLNSHGDISRGRQLIWELFPGAGNELTFYLFHYHQVNPKNPGSLLEMYEDFFTILPEYRRCDMDKLVWKKPTFGYIPGHFSTGSSDRKISVDRLILIGDAASLQSPLVFTGFGSLVRNLSRLTDLLNTALKHDLLTAKSLDQIRAYQTNVSVTWLFSKGMMVPTGKYLPPEKINSILNTFFGVLATESQEIAETFIKDRTTWWIFTRLALKAARMNPLLLVWILDFVNLGEVLRWMKNFIQFMLLSIISFLCGWLPNFSRKIQPWLEPRYPKLWMWLLTTSYALTDGMGKPQTPHFNT; encoded by the coding sequence ATGGCAAACATCAAAGAAATTTTATATCTTGAAGTTCCCACTCCCGGTACTCAACAGGTTTGTACTTGGTTGCAAGAAAAATTTCAAGCAGAAATGGGGGAAAAATTTATCACCCCCGATGGTTTTAGGTTGCGGTTTTCTCCCCAGCAGGAAAACACGACAGAATGTCATGAACTTTCAATTTTTGTTTGGTCAGTGCAACGGACAACTTATTTAAAAGTATTTCGCATCGGTCAACCGCCCAAAACCCAAGAAAAACTATTTTTAAAGCATTTAGAAACCGAAATTAGAACCGCATTTCCCCATCAATATCCCGAACCTCCAGAGATTAATTTATCTCAACAATCTATTTTTGAAGGATTAGAAAAAGATTATCCGTTAACGGTTAAATACTTCAAAAAAATGCCTAATGGAGAATTTGATCTCAAACGGGTTTATTGGTGGGAAAAACGCTGGCGAGAAGGGGTAAGAAATCCGCAAACTCCGAAGCAAGTTATTTTTAAAACCGATGATTCCCAGACCGATGATTCCCCCAATTATGATTTAGTTTATATCGGGGGTGCCTTAGGGGTGATTCATGCGGCAGTTATGGCAAGATTAGGCTATAAAGTATTATTAATTGAACGGTTGCCTTTTGGTCGGATGAACCGAGAATGGAATATTTCTCGGAGTGAGTTAAAGAGTTTAATTGATTTAAAATTATTTACCCCGACGGAAATCGAAAGTTTTATCGCCAGAGAATATAAAGATGGATTTCATAAGTTTTTTGATGCTTATAATCCTAAAATTGCTCAAGCTGAAATTCTCCATACTCCAACGGTTTTAAATGTTGCTTTAAATGCTGAAATTTTATTAAAATTATCCGGGGAAAAACTCAAAGAAGCTGGGGGAGATATTTGGGATGAAACGGAGTTTTTACAAGCGAATATTAACCCTAATCAAGTTACTATTAATTCCCTACATATTCCCAGCCAAACCGAACGCACAGCCACCGGAAAGCTATTAGTAGATGCGATGGGAACGGCTTCTCCTATTGCGTGGCAATTGAACGGAGGACGGGCTTTTGATAGCGTTTGTCCGACCGTTGGGGCGGTAATTGATGGCGGGTTTGAATCGGGGGTTTGGGATGCCAAATATGGAGATGTTTTAAATAGTCATGGGGATATTTCTAGGGGAAGACAGTTAATTTGGGAACTGTTTCCGGGGGCGGGCAATGAGTTAACTTTTTATCTATTTCACTATCATCAAGTTAATCCTAAAAACCCCGGTTCTCTGTTAGAAATGTATGAAGACTTTTTCACTATTTTACCCGAATATCGTCGCTGTGACATGGATAAATTAGTCTGGAAAAAACCCACTTTTGGCTATATTCCGGGGCATTTTAGTACCGGAAGTAGCGATCGCAAAATTAGTGTTGATCGATTAATTTTAATCGGCGATGCTGCTTCTTTACAATCTCCCTTAGTGTTTACTGGATTTGGGTCTTTAGTGCGGAATTTATCTCGATTAACAGACCTATTAAATACCGCTTTAAAACATGATTTATTAACCGCAAAATCCCTAGATCAAATTCGGGCGTATCAAACTAATGTTTCTGTTACCTGGTTATTTTCTAAAGGGATGATGGTACCCACGGGTAAATATTTGCCCCCAGAAAAAATTAACTCAATTTTAAATACTTTTTTTGGGGTTTTAGCAACAGAATCTCAAGAAATTGCGGAAACCTTTATTAAAGATCGAACAACTTGGTGGATTTTTACGCGGTTAGCCCTGAAAGCAGCCCGGATGAATCCTTTATTATTAGTTTGGATTTTAGACTTTGTAAATCTGGGAGAAGTTTTAAGATGGATGAAGAATTTTATTCAATTTATGCTATTATCTATAATTAGTTTCCTTTGCGGTTGGCTTCCTAATTTCAGTCGCAAAATTCAACCCTGGTTAGAACCCCGTTATCCTAAACTTTGGATGTGGTTATTAACAACCAGTTATGCTTTAACTGACGGAATGGGAAAACCACAAACTCCACATTTTAACACCTGA
- a CDS encoding hypothetical protein (protein of unknown function DUF820) — MNTVTLNLNPIIKLTHDQFYQLCAANPDLQLERNAEGELIVMPPTVGETGKRNSKLNLQLGIWNERTQLGEVFDSSTGFTLPNKADRSPDVAWLEKSRWLALTSAQREKFIPLCPDFVIELLSPNDSLKKTQDKMQEYMENGCRLGWLINCKNQQVEIYRIGKEIQVLDIPNSISGEDVLPDFVLNLEQIW; from the coding sequence ATGAATACAGTTACTTTAAATCTCAATCCGATTATTAAACTCACACATGATCAATTTTATCAACTGTGTGCAGCTAATCCAGATTTACAATTAGAACGTAATGCTGAGGGAGAATTAATTGTTATGCCACCCACGGTCGGAGAAACAGGAAAACGCAATTCTAAACTTAATTTACAATTAGGAATTTGGAATGAACGTACTCAATTAGGTGAAGTTTTTGACTCATCCACTGGTTTTACTTTACCAAATAAAGCAGATCGATCGCCTGATGTTGCTTGGTTAGAAAAATCTCGTTGGCTGGCTTTAACTTCTGCACAAAGAGAAAAGTTTATTCCTTTATGTCCTGATTTTGTGATTGAGTTACTTTCTCCTAATGATAGTTTGAAAAAAACTCAAGACAAAATGCAAGAATATATGGAAAATGGCTGTCGGCTGGGTTGGTTAATTAATTGCAAAAATCAACAAGTTGAGATTTACAGGATTGGTAAAGAAATACAAGTTTTAGATATTCCTAATAGTATTTCAGGTGAAGATGTCTTGCCAGATTTTGTGCTAAATCTGGAACAAATTTGGTAG
- a CDS encoding putative glycosyl transferase, protein MGIGNYERQSQYFNSPEIYKSLEEIYSDLDSWTNEIFEQESDRFENVNFHILLPPLFYEGKFIKGLYFSESVDLLNKLLPQLSEVFFSMADSLWCAYPWSNTADAYFCLYDNPSRADWFKKTYPQRANKILIPAANADFINEYLIAPQPINIKDIDIICVAKLSPVYNLPIIAQALNIYQKKYNKPLKMTLILEDNFDFNSIELLSNEAQLEWRKIQTILVNNLDNIKIVSQVDYYQEMPLYYSRSKVCLLGSLLEGKNRSLSEAMSCNIPVICFGQFNQYVRGKAELFPTGSGLLSEFDPEALADNIHTTLDNLTVFQPRFNYLKYQGRKNFFNTCLDSFPHYYNTVPDYIKGQLYNNLWLDLALQYNYQISLHDFLYGRSPRSHLQGLVNIYKILNQWIKIKG, encoded by the coding sequence ATGGGAATAGGAAACTACGAACGCCAAAGCCAATATTTTAATAGTCCTGAAATTTATAAATCCTTAGAGGAAATTTATTCTGATTTAGATAGCTGGACTAATGAAATTTTTGAACAAGAATCTGACCGTTTTGAAAACGTAAATTTTCATATTTTACTCCCGCCTTTGTTTTATGAAGGTAAATTTATTAAAGGATTATATTTTAGTGAATCTGTAGATTTATTAAATAAACTTTTACCTCAACTTTCTGAGGTTTTCTTTTCGATGGCTGATTCCCTTTGGTGTGCTTATCCTTGGTCTAATACGGCTGATGCCTATTTTTGTTTATATGATAATCCCTCCCGTGCAGATTGGTTTAAAAAAACCTATCCCCAACGGGCAAATAAAATTTTAATTCCGGCTGCTAATGCCGATTTTATTAATGAATATTTGATTGCACCTCAACCTATAAATATTAAAGATATTGATATTATATGTGTGGCTAAATTATCTCCTGTTTATAATTTACCGATAATTGCCCAGGCATTAAATATTTATCAAAAAAAATATAATAAACCTTTAAAAATGACTCTAATTTTAGAGGATAATTTTGATTTTAATTCTATTGAATTACTAAGTAATGAAGCTCAATTAGAATGGCGAAAAATTCAAACTATTTTAGTTAACAATTTAGATAATATTAAAATAGTTTCTCAAGTTGACTATTATCAAGAAATGCCTCTGTATTATTCTCGGTCTAAAGTTTGTCTTTTGGGTTCTCTTTTAGAAGGAAAAAATCGCAGTCTTTCAGAAGCGATGAGTTGTAATATTCCGGTGATTTGTTTTGGGCAATTCAATCAATATGTCAGAGGTAAAGCTGAATTATTCCCTACGGGATCAGGGTTATTATCGGAATTTGATCCTGAAGCTCTAGCTGATAATATTCATACTACTTTAGATAATTTAACGGTTTTTCAACCCCGTTTTAATTATTTAAAATATCAAGGTCGCAAAAACTTTTTTAATACTTGTTTAGATAGTTTTCCCCATTATTATAACACAGTTCCTGATTATATTAAAGGACAATTATATAATAATTTATGGTTAGATTTAGCCCTACAATATAACTATCAAATCAGTCTGCATGATTTTTTATATGGACGTTCTCCGCGATCGCATTTACAAGGATTAGTTAATATTTATAAAATTCTGAATCAATGGATTAAAATTAAAGGTTAA
- a CDS encoding aldehyde dehydrogenase produces the protein MTEKTPIQGLIGQQRDFFATGQTQDIQFRLTQLQGLKQAIAFHETAIINGIKADLCRPDLESCFEFSPVAELNYAIKHLKSWVKPQKIPASLGQLPASTFIYPQPLGIILIIGPWNYPFQLLISPLIGAIAAGNCAILKPSEIAVNTSKIISDIISKTFNSEYIAVVEGGVETSQELLAEKFDHIFFTGGQKVGQIVMEAAAKHLTPVTLELGGKSPCIVEDDIQLDYTAKRIIWGKLINAGQTCIAPDYLLVNCLIKSELIIALQKWIKTFLGDNPETSPDYSRIINHFHFNRLQQFLKAGNIITGGKTNPETKYIAPTLIDNISWDDLIMQEEIFGPILPILEYQDLGEAIAKINSRPKPLALYLFSNDKNKQNRILQETSSGTLCFNDTVLQIGGKSLPFGGVGESGIGSYHGKTTFDQFSHYRSVLKQTFLLDLPLRYPPYKGKEWLIKKILMQ, from the coding sequence ATGACTGAAAAAACGCCAATTCAGGGTTTAATTGGGCAACAGCGAGACTTTTTTGCCACTGGACAAACCCAGGATATCCAGTTTCGCCTTACCCAACTTCAGGGTTTGAAACAGGCGATCGCATTCCATGAAACAGCCATTATTAATGGGATAAAAGCCGATTTATGCCGTCCTGACCTGGAATCATGTTTTGAGTTTTCCCCCGTTGCTGAACTCAATTATGCCATTAAACATCTCAAATCTTGGGTTAAACCCCAAAAAATTCCCGCCTCTTTAGGTCAACTTCCCGCCTCAACATTTATTTATCCTCAACCTTTAGGAATTATCCTAATTATAGGCCCTTGGAATTATCCCTTTCAACTATTGATTTCTCCTTTAATTGGAGCGATCGCGGCGGGCAATTGTGCAATTTTAAAACCTTCGGAAATTGCTGTTAATACCTCTAAAATTATTAGTGATATTATCAGCAAAACCTTTAATTCTGAATATATTGCCGTGGTTGAAGGCGGAGTCGAAACCAGTCAAGAATTATTGGCCGAAAAGTTCGATCATATTTTCTTTACCGGGGGGCAAAAAGTCGGTCAAATTGTCATGGAAGCCGCAGCTAAACATTTAACCCCAGTTACTTTAGAATTAGGAGGAAAAAGTCCCTGTATTGTCGAGGATGATATTCAATTAGATTATACCGCAAAACGGATTATTTGGGGTAAATTAATTAATGCGGGTCAAACTTGTATCGCCCCCGATTATTTATTAGTGAATTGTCTAATAAAATCGGAATTAATTATCGCGTTGCAAAAATGGATTAAAACTTTTTTGGGCGATAATCCCGAAACCAGTCCCGACTATTCCCGGATTATTAATCACTTTCATTTTAACAGATTACAGCAATTTTTAAAAGCGGGCAATATTATCACTGGAGGCAAAACCAACCCAGAAACAAAATATATTGCTCCCACTTTAATTGATAATATTTCCTGGGATGATTTAATTATGCAGGAGGAAATTTTTGGGCCGATTTTACCTATTTTAGAATATCAGGATTTAGGAGAAGCGATCGCAAAAATCAACAGTCGTCCCAAACCTTTAGCATTATATTTATTTTCTAACGATAAAAACAAACAAAACCGAATATTACAAGAAACCTCATCAGGAACCCTCTGTTTTAATGATACCGTACTGCAAATTGGGGGGAAATCTTTACCCTTTGGCGGTGTTGGAGAAAGTGGGATAGGAAGTTACCATGGAAAAACCACCTTTGATCAATTTTCCCATTATCGCAGTGTATTAAAACAAACATTTTTATTAGATTTACCCCTACGTTATCCACCCTATAAAGGCAAAGAATGGTTAATAAAAAAAATTCTAATGCAATAA